A window of Mangifera indica cultivar Alphonso chromosome 13, CATAS_Mindica_2.1, whole genome shotgun sequence contains these coding sequences:
- the LOC123194595 gene encoding GATA transcription factor 21-like, producing MTPNFHTPLTPFPLDLKEDQHQQIFILNSQSSASPSSSTHPCVGVSNPAQEQAGGYYHMEPYHLQHQQEAKIFVSQEGSWEHQTTVVNESDSGLKFSIWKKEERNENQSENSTSVKWMSSKMRLMKKMMHSGAADDIPNNSMQKFELHPDNNNNTTIRVCADCNTTKTPLWRSGPRGPKSLCNACGIRQRKARRAMAAAAAAATNGGAVAGDSISKKSKPQHKDKTSSSSSSSNNSCLPFKKRRKFASPSRGKKKLCFEDLRIILSKNSAFQRVFPQDEKEAAILLMALSYGLVHG from the exons ATGACTCCAAATTTTCACACACCCTTAACTCCTTTTCCTTTAGACCTCAAAGAAGATCAACATCAACagatattcattttaaattctcAATCTTCAGCTTCTCCATCTTCTTCTACTCACCCATGTGTTGGTGTCTCCAACCCAGCTCAAGAACAAGCGGGAGGATATTATCATATGGAGCCCTATCACTTACAACACCAACAGGAG gCTAAAATATTTGTTTCACAAGAGGGATCATGGGAGCATCAGACGACAGTGGTGAATGAGAGCGACAGTGGTCTCAAGTTCTCTATCtggaagaaagaagagagaaatgaAAACCAAAGTGAAAATAGTACTTCGGTTAAGTGGATGTCTTCAAAGATGAGgctgatgaagaagatgatgcaTTCAGGTGCTGCTGATGATATACCAAATAACTCTATGCAAAAGTTTGAACTTCATCccgacaacaacaacaacaccaCAATTAGGGTTTGTGCTGATTGTAACACAACTAAGACCCCTCTTTGGAGAAGTGGACCTAGAGGCCCCAAG TCGCTGTGCAACGCCTGTGGAATTCGGCAAAGGAAAGCGAGACGGGCTATGGCAGCGGCAGCAGCAGCTGCGACCAATGGCGGTGCAGTTGCAGGTGATAGTATATCTAAGAAGAGTAAGCCGCAGCACAAAGATAagacatcatcatcatcatcatcgagCAATAATAGTTGTCTTCCATTCAAGAAAAGGCGCAAATTCGCGTCCCCATCGCGGGGCAAAAAGAAGCTTTGTTTTGAAGACTTGAGGATAATCTTGAGTAAGAATTCAGCTTTTCAACGAGTTTTCCCACAAGATGAGAAGGAAGCCGCCATCCTACTAATGGCTCTATCTTATGGCCTTGTTCATGGCTGA